A window from Triticum aestivum cultivar Chinese Spring chromosome 6D, IWGSC CS RefSeq v2.1, whole genome shotgun sequence encodes these proteins:
- the LOC123144238 gene encoding uncharacterized protein isoform X3: MAAIFHFPLPRSFPMEVQAVRHVFYFSLVHRSIMYVSSVQYENIRDSTDIIMSHKFKYRLQEKQDAQVHLLYAFQYIYFPIALPPSLRTRPNHCRHGTAPPPPGEGPPPPRRRAQPRRGLPALEFLPRHLDLLFIHGFLPSTTPSGTRLVRNTFVLLLSYSSVHILPSMKAIFLVI; this comes from the exons ATGGCTGCCATCTTCCACTTTCCTCTGCCTAGGTCCTTTCCTATGGAGGTGCAAG CAGTTCGACATGTATTCTACTTCAGTTTAGTACATCGGAGTATCATGTACGTCAGTTCAGTTCAGTACGAAAACATTAGAGATTCGACAGACATAATCATGTCGCACAAGTTCAAGTATAG GTTGCAGGAAAAACAAGATGCACAAGTTCATCTTTTGTATGCTTTTCAGTACATCTACTTCCCAATC GCGCTTCCTCCTTCTCTCAG GACCCGACCCAACCACTGCCGCCATGGCACGGCGCCTCCACCTCCCGGCGAAGGACCACCACCTCCCCGACGACGTGCCCAACCCCGACGAGGCCTGCCGGCCCTGGAGTTCCTCCCGCGACACCTCGACCTCCTGTTCATCCATGGATTCTTGCCATCCACCACGCCATCAGGAACACGATTGGTGAGAAACACCTTCGTGctcctcctctcgtactcttcaGTTCACATACTGCCATCCATGAAGGCCATTTTTCTTGTAATCTAG
- the LOC123144238 gene encoding uncharacterized protein isoform X5, with protein sequence MAAIFHFPLPRSFPMEVQAVRHVFYFSLVHRSIMYVSSVQYENIRDSTDIIMSHKFKYRLQEKQDAQVHLLYAFQYIYFPIALPPSLRTRPNHCRHGTAPPPPGEGPPPPRRRAQPRRGLPALEFLPRHLDLLFIHGFLPSTTPSGTRLGRGRRQNLWVHDGNFLKFLFRCSG encoded by the exons ATGGCTGCCATCTTCCACTTTCCTCTGCCTAGGTCCTTTCCTATGGAGGTGCAAG CAGTTCGACATGTATTCTACTTCAGTTTAGTACATCGGAGTATCATGTACGTCAGTTCAGTTCAGTACGAAAACATTAGAGATTCGACAGACATAATCATGTCGCACAAGTTCAAGTATAG GTTGCAGGAAAAACAAGATGCACAAGTTCATCTTTTGTATGCTTTTCAGTACATCTACTTCCCAATC GCGCTTCCTCCTTCTCTCAG GACCCGACCCAACCACTGCCGCCATGGCACGGCGCCTCCACCTCCCGGCGAAGGACCACCACCTCCCCGACGACGTGCCCAACCCCGACGAGGCCTGCCGGCCCTGGAGTTCCTCCCGCGACACCTCGACCTCCTGTTCATCCATGGATTCTTGCCATCCACCACGCCATCAGGAACACGATTG GGCCGGGGGAGAAGGCAGAACCTCTGGGTGCATGATGGAAATTTTTTGAAGTTCTTGTTTAGATGTTCAGGATAG
- the LOC123142542 gene encoding uncharacterized protein, whose amino-acid sequence MENCVSCKVAFFTKVEEEREDSLVLLNDGDGFFLLDERRRSLSPSTCKEERLPHVGPEICWRKECVKKPLQWHKQGRGSESDAGVVHGVVKVEQRWVLVQAAAGPPCAPPSSSAASTVDCGEVCVCRGEARRTCLETTCCVRQRRARWVGRGQDQAEGLATNFARRRRGCADCDQAGGGGDQTGRLGAAGTKLDEGVERLETGPSAWIMGTTRARGGRRGDELLEEGDGASSWRRGAAQAFGGRRRHGLLEDGDGASSWRMGTA is encoded by the exons ATGGAAAATTGtgtatcat GCAAAGTTGCCTTTTTTACCAAGgtcgaggaggagcgggaggaTAGCCTTGTCCTGCTCAACGACGGTGACGGTTTCTTTCTGCTCGACGAACGCCGGCGCTCCTTGTCGCCCTCGACCTGCAAGGAGGAGCGCCTACCCCATGTTGGGCCGGAGATCTGCTGGAGAAAGGAGTGTGTGAAGAAGCCCCTACAGTGGCATAAGCAGGGGCGGGGGAGCGAGTCGGACGCCGGGGTCGTCCACGGCGTCGTCAAAGTAGAGCAGCGGTGGGTCCTCGTTCAGGCTGCGGCAGGTCCTCCATGCGCGCCGCCATCTTCCTCTGCTGCGTCGACGGTGGATTGCGGCGAAGTCTGTGTGTGCAG GGGCGAGGCGAGGAGAACTTGCCTGGAGACAACGTGCTGCGTGCGGCAGCGACGAGCCAGGtgggttgggcgcggccaggaccaagCTGAGGGGCTGGCGACCAATTTCGCGCGGCGGCGACGAGGCTGTGCCGACTGCGACcaagctgggggcggcggcgaccaAACTGGGCGCCTGGGCGCGGCGGGGACCAAACTGGACGAAGGGGTTGAGCGCCTGGAGACGGGGCCGAGCGCCTGGATAATGGGGACGACTCGAGCTCGTGGCGGAAGACGAGGAGACGAGCTCCTAGAGGAAGGGGACGGTGCGAGCTcctggaggaggggggcggcccaAGCTTTTGGAGGAAGACGAAGACACGGGCTCTTAGAGGATGGGGACGGCGCGAGCTCCTGGAGGATGGGGACGGCGTGA
- the LOC123144238 gene encoding extensin isoform X2, whose protein sequence is MTRRRTMPRCRAPPPHDPLPRASTPCPAAVRHHPLSRRRARAGFYRPEQMRAGSSLPPSSVFFPASLPRTERLLLGGPAPLRLAVQPRRPRPFTVAAPPSVRATGSRARPLPKLVAGKTRCTSSSFVCFSVHLLPNRASSFSQDPTQPLPPWHGASTSRRRTTTSPTTCPTPTRPAGPGVPPATPRPPVHPWILAIHHAIRNTIGPGEKAEPLGA, encoded by the exons ATGACCCGCCGTCGCACCATGCCCCGCTGCCGCGCACCGCCACCCCATGACCCGCTGCCGCGCGCATCCACCCCCTGCCCCGCCGCCGTGCGCCACCACCCCCTGTCCCGCCGCCGCGCGCGCGCAGGATTCTACCGGCCGGAGCAGATGCGAGCCGGATCCAGCCTCCCCCCGAGCTccgtcttcttccccgcctcccTCCCGCGAACCGAACGCCTCCTTCTGGGTGGTCCGGCACCGCTGCGTCTAGCGGTCCAACCTCGCCGCCCGAGGCCGTTCACCGTCGCAGCGCCTCCTTCCGTCCGCGCCACGGGCTCCCGTGCACGGCCCTTGCCGAAGCTG GTTGCAGGAAAAACAAGATGCACAAGTTCATCTTTTGTATGCTTTTCAGTACATCTACTTCCCAATC GCGCTTCCTCCTTCTCTCAG GACCCGACCCAACCACTGCCGCCATGGCACGGCGCCTCCACCTCCCGGCGAAGGACCACCACCTCCCCGACGACGTGCCCAACCCCGACGAGGCCTGCCGGCCCTGGAGTTCCTCCCGCGACACCTCGACCTCCTGTTCATCCATGGATTCTTGCCATCCACCACGCCATCAGGAACACGATTG GGCCGGGGGAGAAGGCAGAACCTCTGGGTGCATGA
- the LOC123144238 gene encoding proline-rich receptor-like protein kinase PERK2 isoform X1, translating into MTRRRTMPRCRAPPPHDPLPRASTPCPAAVRHHPLSRRRARAGFYRPEQMRAGSSLPPSSVFFPASLPRTERLLLGGPAPLRLAVQPRRPRPFTVAAPPSVRATGSRARPLPKLVAGKTRCTSSSFVCFSVHLLPNRASSFSQDPTQPLPPWHGASTSRRRTTTSPTTCPTPTRPAGPGVPPATPRPPVHPWILAIHHAIRNTIGEKHLRAPPLVLFSSHTAIHEGHFSCNLDFDPTESSGVLRGTAHRCKKET; encoded by the exons ATGACCCGCCGTCGCACCATGCCCCGCTGCCGCGCACCGCCACCCCATGACCCGCTGCCGCGCGCATCCACCCCCTGCCCCGCCGCCGTGCGCCACCACCCCCTGTCCCGCCGCCGCGCGCGCGCAGGATTCTACCGGCCGGAGCAGATGCGAGCCGGATCCAGCCTCCCCCCGAGCTccgtcttcttccccgcctcccTCCCGCGAACCGAACGCCTCCTTCTGGGTGGTCCGGCACCGCTGCGTCTAGCGGTCCAACCTCGCCGCCCGAGGCCGTTCACCGTCGCAGCGCCTCCTTCCGTCCGCGCCACGGGCTCCCGTGCACGGCCCTTGCCGAAGCTG GTTGCAGGAAAAACAAGATGCACAAGTTCATCTTTTGTATGCTTTTCAGTACATCTACTTCCCAATC GCGCTTCCTCCTTCTCTCAG GACCCGACCCAACCACTGCCGCCATGGCACGGCGCCTCCACCTCCCGGCGAAGGACCACCACCTCCCCGACGACGTGCCCAACCCCGACGAGGCCTGCCGGCCCTGGAGTTCCTCCCGCGACACCTCGACCTCCTGTTCATCCATGGATTCTTGCCATCCACCACGCCATCAGGAACACGATTGGTGAGAAACACCTTCGTGctcctcctctcgtactcttcaGTTCACATACTGCCATCCATGAAGGCCATTTTTCTTGTAATCTAGATTTTGATCCAACTGAAAGTTCAGGAGTTCTTCGGGGGACTGCTCATAGATGCAAAAAagagacatag
- the LOC123144238 gene encoding uncharacterized protein isoform X4: MAAIFHFPLPRSFPMEVQVRHVFYFSLVHRSIMYVSSVQYENIRDSTDIIMSHKFKYRLQEKQDAQVHLLYAFQYIYFPIALPPSLRTRPNHCRHGTAPPPPGEGPPPPRRRAQPRRGLPALEFLPRHLDLLFIHGFLPSTTPSGTRLVRNTFVLLLSYSSVHILPSMKAIFLVI; this comes from the exons ATGGCTGCCATCTTCCACTTTCCTCTGCCTAGGTCCTTTCCTATGGAGGTGCAAG TTCGACATGTATTCTACTTCAGTTTAGTACATCGGAGTATCATGTACGTCAGTTCAGTTCAGTACGAAAACATTAGAGATTCGACAGACATAATCATGTCGCACAAGTTCAAGTATAG GTTGCAGGAAAAACAAGATGCACAAGTTCATCTTTTGTATGCTTTTCAGTACATCTACTTCCCAATC GCGCTTCCTCCTTCTCTCAG GACCCGACCCAACCACTGCCGCCATGGCACGGCGCCTCCACCTCCCGGCGAAGGACCACCACCTCCCCGACGACGTGCCCAACCCCGACGAGGCCTGCCGGCCCTGGAGTTCCTCCCGCGACACCTCGACCTCCTGTTCATCCATGGATTCTTGCCATCCACCACGCCATCAGGAACACGATTGGTGAGAAACACCTTCGTGctcctcctctcgtactcttcaGTTCACATACTGCCATCCATGAAGGCCATTTTTCTTGTAATCTAG